TCACAGTGACCCCTAGAGTCTGGGATGACTTACTGACTGAGGGGAGATCACTGAGACTCACTCACAGTGACCCCTAGAGTCTGGGAGGACCCACTGACTGAGGGGAGATCACTGCGACTCACTCAGTGACCCCTAGAGTCTGGGATGACTTACTGACTGAGGGGAGATCACTGAGACTCACTCACAGTGACCCCTAGAGTCTGGGAGGACCCACTGACTGAGGGGAGATCACTGAGACTCACTCACAGTGACCCCTAGAGTCTGGGAGGACCCACTGACTGAGGGGAGATCACTGAGACTCACTCACAGTGACCCCTAGAGGCTGGGAGGACCCACTGACTGAGGGGAGATCACTGAGACTCACTCACAGTGACCCCTAGAGGCTGGGAGGACCCACTGAGGAAatcacagactcactcacacagcgcccccccccccccccgcccaagaGGCTGGGAGGACCTAATGAGAGGAAATCACTGAGACTCACTCTCAGTGTCCCCCAGAGGCTGGGAGGACAAACACATTCTGTCAAATGGACCTCCCTGCAGGGTCGGAGGACCCACCCATTCTGACCGTTGGGGCTCCCCAGGGACtaagaacagagaacagtacggCACCCATTGATTCTCACCGTCAGTGCCCCCAGCAGGCTGGGAGGACCCGCCCCTGTAGACTGAATAGGTGGTGGGAGGGGTGATGTCTGGCACTGTTTGGAATGGGTGGGGGAAGGGTCCGGTGGTGGGGACGGACGCCGCAGAGGAAGTCCGGCACTAACGTAGAGCTGTGCGCTTGCAGGCGCGGACAGATCTGCTGAGGAACCGAGCCCGGCGGTCCCTGCCCGATCCCTCGGAGGCGCCGCGAGACCTCGAGCTGTTCGGCAGCGGTGGGCAGAGCCTGAGGGCAGGCAGCAAGGAGCTCGAGGCAGAGAAACGCCAGGAGAAGGTGAGCCCTCGGGGATGGTgtgggcggggtggggtggggtgtgggggagtaGATTACCGAGTCCTGtgcctccccttccccaccctccacctcGCTCCCAGCAAcagcacacccccccccaccccccgcagagATTGGGAGGTCCCAATGCACCCCTACCTCCTGTCCGGATCTCTcctgcacccccccacccacgGTGGGAGAGCAGCCAGGGTTCCTGTTCCTGATCACAGGGAAagtggggggttgtggggggagcGGGTGGGGGCGGTGGAAGGCAGTCTCTCTCTTGCTGGGGGAgactcggagggtcagtgttgggtcctgATTGTAACCGACTCGCGCAATTCTGCTCAGTCATTGTCTCACCCCTcgtcggtctctctctctctctctctctctgtctccccatctctccccttccacctctctctctcaccctctgtgtccttctctctttccattcTCCCCTGCTAtattcctctctctgtgtctcccttcctctccccctccaTCTCCTTACTTCCTCTactttctcccactgcatccgtctctccccccaccccacccccccccccaaccgacTCTCACTCCGTCTCCCTCTCTTCCCCGCTCTGTGTCTCCCTCCCCGTTCATCCCCCTTCCCAGGAGAGACGGGAACGGGCCCTCGGAATCCTGGTCGCCCTCGGTGGCAGCGCTTCCTCTGCGCAGACAGTGCTGCCCTGGTACGAGGAGGTGCCACGCGGCTCCAGGGAAGGGGAGATGGGTGCCGAGGAGAGGGACATTGAGAGGAAGGGGAGGCTGGATCCGCTGGTCTCCATGAAGGGGCTGCTGCGGGCGGGAGAgcgcaggagggagggagggcggggagggagggcggagacggggagggagggcgTCGGGTGGCCCCCGAGCTTGCAGAGGGACTCCGGGCAGAGAGGCTGAGGAGGgaggcgagggagagggagcgcgccGAGGCACTGCTGCGCGCTCACTCCCAGTCTGGCCAGCAGGAGGCGACGCCGGAGCCCATGGACGAGCGGAAGAGGGCTTACAATTCCCAGTTCCACCCCTACCTGAGGCAGGGGACAGGGAGGAGGTGACGGggcgagggaggggagggggaggaggaggaggaggaggtgacgggcccgagggaggggagggggaggaggtgacGGGGCCGAGGAGGGGACAGGGGAGGTGGTGACGGGGCCgagggaggggacaggggagGAGGTGACGGGGCCgagggaggggacaggggagGAGGTGACGGGGCCgagggaggggacaggggagGAGGTGACGGGGCCgagggaggggacaggggagGAGGTGACGGGGccgagggagggggaggtggaggaggaggaggaggtggtgacgGGCCAAGGGACGGGACGGGGGGAGGAGGTGACGGGGCCgagggaggggacaggggaggtggtgacggggcgagggaggggacaggggaggtggtgacggggccgagggaggggacaggggaggtggtgacggggccgagggaggggacaggggaggtggtgacgggccgagggaggggacaggggaggtggtgacggggccgagggaggggacaggggagGAGGTGACGGGGccgaggggaggggagggggagggggtgatggggccgagggaggggagggggaggggggtgatgggggccgagggaggggagggggaggggaggaggtgatGGGGCCGAGGGAGGGGAGGTGACGGGCTGAGGAGGGGGGCGAATGGACTGTAAGATGGGAGAGGTAGATCTTGCAGTCGTTCTCTGAATAAAACCTTGGTGATGATTTAAGGTGAGACAGTGTCCCCTTTTTGCTAGTTGCAAGTGGGACTCGGCtcacgcgcccccccccccgacacacacacacacatacacacataccgtgacccccctccctctctcacacacacacacagaccgtgttcccccaccacctcacacacacacagaccgtgttccccctcactgtcacacacacacagaccgtgtccccctcaccgtcacacacacagaccgtgtccccctcactgtcacacacacacagaccgtgtccctcccctcactctcacgtacacacagacCTTGtccctcccctcactctctcacacacacagaccttgtcctcccctcactctctcacacacactgaccatgtacccccctctctctcacacacacacacacacacagaccgtgtcccccctccctctctctcatagaCACATAGACcgtgtcccccctctctctctcacacacacaggccgtgtcccccctcctctctctctcacacacacaggccgtgtccccccccactctctcacacacacaggccgtatctccacccccccctcacgcacacagaccgtgtctccccccccctctctcacacacacacagaccgtgtcccccgactctctctcacacacacacaggccgtgtaccccccgtctctctcacacacacaggccgtgtccccccgtctctctctcacacacaggccgtgcctcccccccctctctcacgcacacagaccgTGTCacttccctcactctcacacacacactgaccctgtccctccctcactctcacacacacacagaccgtgtctccccccctctctctcacacacacacacagaccgtgtcccc
Above is a window of Stegostoma tigrinum isolate sSteTig4 unplaced genomic scaffold, sSteTig4.hap1 scaffold_806, whole genome shotgun sequence DNA encoding:
- the leng1 gene encoding LOW QUALITY PROTEIN: leukocyte receptor cluster member 1 (The sequence of the model RefSeq protein was modified relative to this genomic sequence to represent the inferred CDS: deleted 2 bases in 1 codon), which gives rise to MNILPKKSWHVRNKDNVERVRRDEERAAAAERELKARAELAEREARTDLLRNRARRSLPDPSEAPRDLELFGSGGQSLRAGSKELEAEKRQEKERRERALGILVALGGSASSAQTVLPWYEEVPRGSREGEMGAEERDIERKGRLDPLVSMKGLLRAGERRREGGRGGRAETGREGRVAPELAEGLRAERLRREARERERAEALLRAHSQSGQQEATPEPMDERKRAYNSQFHPYLRQGTGRR